A stretch of DNA from Nocardioides sp. Arc9.136:
GTAGAGGGAGACGACCGGGCCGAAGGTCTCGTCCTGGAAGCAGGCCATGTCGGGCGTGACGCCCTCGAGGATCGTCGGCTCGTACATGTAGGGCCCGAGGTCGGGCCGGGCCTTGCCCCCGGTGAGCACCCGGGCGCCCTTGGCGACCGCCTCGTCGACGTGGTGCACGACGGCGTCGAGCTGGGCCTGGGAGATGAGCGAGCCCATGTCGTTGTCCCAGTCCAGGGTCGCACCGAGCGTCATCGCCTGGGTGCGGGCGACGAACCGCTCGACGAAGCGGTCGTAGACCTGGTCGGCGACGAAGAGCCGCTCGACGGACACGCAGAGCTGGCCGGCGTTGGAGAACGTCGCGCGGACGGCGCCCTCGGCGGCCCGCTCCAGGTCGGCGTCGCGCAGGACGAGCATCGGGTTCTTGCCGCCGAGCTCGAGGGAGCAGCCGATCAACCGGTCGGCGCAGCCGTGGGCGATGACCCGGCCCGTGGCGGTGGACCCGGTGAAGCAGACGTAGTCGGCGCGCTCGACGATGCCGCCGCCGACCCGCGAGCCGGGCCCGGCCACGACCTGCCACAGGTCGGCGGGGAACCCGGCCTCCTCGAGCAGCTGCGCACCCAGCAGCGCGGACAGCATCGTCTGGGCGTCCGGCTTCGCGACGACGGCGTTGCCGGCGAGGAGCGCCGGGAGGCCGTCGCACAGCGCCATCGTGAACGGGTAGTTCCACGGCGAGATGACGCCGACGACGCCCTTGGGCACGCGGTTGACGTCCACCCGGGTGAGCACCGGCATCACGCCGGGGTGCCGGCGGGTGTCGAGGTGCCGGTGGGCCGTGCGGCCGTAGTAGCGGGCGGTCATCGCGACGTGGAGGACCTCGTCGAAGGCGTGCTTGCGCGCCTTGCCGGACTCCAGGACGACCATGTCGACGATCTCGTCCTGCCGGTCCAGCACCAGGTCGTGCAGCCGCAGCAGGGTCGCGGCGCGCTCGTCGACGCTGGTGCGGGCCCATGCCTGCTGGGCGCGACGGGCCCGGGCGAACGCCTCGGCCACGTCGGCGTCGCTGCTCTGCGGGACGTGGGCAAGCGGTGCGCCGTCCAGCGGGGAGAACACCGCGTTGGTCTCCCCCGACGAGGAGACGACCCGCCGGGTCAGGGACGCGACGTGGTCCGGCTCGAGGGCGTACGTCGCCCCCGGCTCGTGCTCGGGGTCGCGGGGGCCCTCGACGAGCGGGCCGCCGGACGGGGTCGGTGAGGAGGCGCTCATGTACCGAGGGTATGTGACCGCGGTCTCCCGGACTACCCGGCGGTAGGGATTGTGGGGCTTTACACAGTCGTCCGCCTTGTCAACCGGGTCGGCCGTTCGGCTCACATGGCCGGCGCGGTGGGGTAGATCGACTTCAGCTCGGTGTACTGCGCCAGGCCCTCCGGCCCGAACTCGCGGCCGATCCCCGAGGCCTTGAACCCGCCGAACGGTGCCGCGAAGTCCATCGTGTAGGTGTTGACGCCGTAGGTCCCGGCACGCACCCGGCGCGCCACGTCGAGCCCCGCGGCGGGGTCCCCGGTCCAGACCGTCCCGGCCAGGCCGTACTCGGAGTCGTTGGCGATCCGCACGGCGTCGTCGACGTCGTCGAACGCGATCACCGACAGGACGGGGCCGAAGATCTCCTCCTGCGCGATCCGCATCCGGTTGTCGACGTCGGCGAACACGGTCGGCCGGACGTACCAGCCGCGGTCCAGCCCCTCGGGCATGCCGTTGCCCCCGACGACGACGCGCGCACCCTCCTCCTGGCCGAGCGCGATGTACTTCTCGACCCGCTCCTGCTGGCGCTGGGCCACCATCGGGCCGATCTCGGTCGCCGGGTCGGCCGGGTCCCCGACGGCCATGCCGGAGACGGTCTCGGCCAGGGCGTCGACGACCGCGTCGTAGTTGGCGCGGGAGGCGAGGATCCGGGTCTGGGCCACGCACGCCTGGCCGGAGTTCATCAGCGCGACGAACCTCAGGCCCTCCATCGTGGCGGCGAGGTCGGCGTCGTCGAGGACGATCGCGGCGGACTTGCCGCCGAGCTCGAGGCTGACCCGCTTGAGCTGCTCGCCGCACACCGCAGCGATCCTGCGGCCGGCGGCGGTCGACCCGGTGAAGGCGACCTTGTCCACGCCGGGGTGCGCCACCAGGTGCTCGCCGACCTCCCGGCCGGCGGCGACGATGTTGACGACGCCGGCGGGCACCCCGGCCTCGGCGAGCAGCTCGGCGAGCAGGTAGCCGTCGAGGGGGGTCTCGGGGGCCGGCTTGACCACGACCGTGTTCCCGGCCAGCAGGGCCGGGACGACCTTGGAGATCGTGGTGAACTGCGGGACGTTCCACGGCGGGATCGCGGCCACCACGCCGACCGGCTCGCGCCGGACGATGACCTCGGGCCCCAGCGCCCCGGGACGGGTCTCCTCCCAGGGGAAGGCGCGGGCGATCGCGAGGAACGACTCGATCTGCATCCACGGCGCCGGCGACTGGGCGAGGTTCGAGAACGACGTCGGCGAGCCCATCTCGATGGTGATCAGGTCCGCCATCTCCGCCAGCCTCGCGGCGTACAGCCCGGCGAAGGCCTGGACCACCTCGATCCGCTCCTCCGGCGACATCCGCGGCCAGGGCCCCTCGTCGAACGCGCGGCGGGCGGCGGCGACCGCGGCGTCGACGTCGGCCGCCGACCCCTCCGGCACGGTCGCCACGACCTGCTCGCTGTGCGGCGAGACCACCTGGAGGGTCGCCGACGTGGCGGGTGCCGCCCAGCCGCCGTCGATGAAGAAGGCGTCGCGGTCGAGGGTCATGGGTGCTCCTGGGGTACGTCGTGGGTACGTCGTGGGCGCGGCGGTCCGCGTGGGTGGTGGGGCGCGCGTCAGGGCGCGGTGGCGAACCAGTCGGCGAAGCCGCTGGGGTCGTGGCGGCCGATCGCGAAGTGCTCGAAGAGGCCCCAGCCCTCGGCCGTCCGCCCACCCTCGTGCAGGACGGCGCGGCCGACGTGGTCGACGCAGCCGAACATGAACCGGCCCTGCACGGCCTCGTCGGCCATGTCGTAGGTCAGCCGCTCGACGAACTTCTCGCCCTTCCACACCCCGTGGGTCCAGTCGGGGTCGCCGCCGTACCCGCCGCCCACGTGGAGCGGCGCCGCCAGCAGCGAGGAGACCTCGAGGCGGACCTCCTCCCCGCGACCGCTGGTGCAGGTGATGGTCGCGCCGGTCGGCTTCCGGGTGCCCGAGGCGTAGTGCACCTGCACGCGCGGCCAGCCGAGCTGCTCGACCCGGCCGTCGGCGTGCACGCGGTGGCAGTCGTTGAGGGTGCGGTAGCCCGACGGGTCCTCCTGGAGGATGAGCACGACGGCGTACTCCTCGAAGCGCATCGGGACGTAGGTCCACCACATCCCGTCGAACGGCGGGTCCGCGGGCGCCCCGGCCGGCTCGGCCTCGCCCACCGGGCGGATGCCCCAGGAGCGGTCCCGCGTGCCGACCCAGCGGTCCGGCGTCACCTCGATCCGCTCGCCGTCGACGACGACGTGGCCGCGCCAGGTGCCGACCTGGGCGAAGCGCTGCGCGTCGAGGGTGACCCGGGCGCCGGAGCGCAGGACGTGCGGCAGCTCCTGGAGGACCGGGAACGAGCCCTCCCAGGTGAGGTCCGCAGCAATCCCCTCGGTCTCCTCGAGGGTGAGGTGGATGCGCTGCAGCGGCTCCTCGACCTCGAGCCGGTAGCCGCCGACGTGCTGGTTGAGGCGGTCGTCGTCGCACAGGTCGGAGAGGTGGACGGCCGTCTGCCTCCCGTCGCGGGCCAGCAGCAGGAAGGCGTCCTTGGTGCCGAGGTTGGGGTAGTAGCCCAGCCCAGTGATCAGGAACAGCTCGCCGGTGCGGTCGTGGGCGTTGAAGTAGCAGCGGTCGTAGAAGTTGCGGTCGCTGCTCGCGGGCCAGGTGACGGGGAGGGGCGCCTGGTGCAGCGGGTACTCGTCGAGCGGGCCGACCACGGCTCAGGCCCCCGCTTCGGCCAGGAGGCGGTCGAGCAGGGGCTTGTGGTGCATCAGCCCGTCGGGGTCGTCGGGCCGCTCGATCTCACCGAAGTGGATCTGCCGGGCACCGGTGCGCAGGAAGACGATGCACCACTGGACCGCGTTGTAGACGTGGTACCAGTGCAGGTCGCCGACCTCGACCCCGGTGAGCTCGCGGTACGTCGCGAGGACGTCCTCCTCGCGCAGGAAGTGCGGCATGCCGGGCAGCTCGAGCGCACCGGTGATCGACTCGAAGACCAGGTGCGCGAAGACCATCCAGGACAGGTCGAGCTCCCGGGGCCCGACCGTGGCCATCTCCCAGTCGAGCACCGCGACGGGCGCGAAGTCCTCGAAGAGCACGTTCCCGATCCGCGAGTCGCCCCAGCACAGCACGGTGTCGCCCTGGTCCGGCGGCAGGTTCGCCTCGAGCCAGGCCAGGCCGCGCTCGGTGACGGCCGAGCGGCCGATGTCGGGGACCGCGAAGTCGTACCAGGCCCGGGTCCGCGCCAGGTTCCGCTCCAGCGGCGTCGCCCCGGCGTGGCCGTGGCGGGCGGGGTCGAGGAAGGCGAACGTCGTCGCGGCGTCGCGCACGCCGTGCAGCCCGGCCAGCACGCCGACGGTCGCGTCCTGCAGCCGGCGCTGCTCCTCGGGCGAGGCGTCGTGGAGCCAGTTGTCGCCGAAGTTGTAGGGCAGCACGTCCTGGGGCACGACCCCCTCGACCCGGTCCATCAGGAAGAACGGCGTCCCCAGGACCTCCCCGGTCGGCTCCATCCACCGCACCACCGGCACCGGCACGGCGGTCAGCTCCCTCACCAGCCGCATCGCGTCGTACTGGTCGCCCAGCGCGTAGTCGGGGAAGACCGGGAAGTCCTCCGCGGCCGGCGCGACCCGCGCGACGTACCGCCCGGTGCGCTGCTCGCCGCCCTGGGTCCAGGTCACGTCGAGCGGCAGCGTCTCCGAGGACATCCCGTTGGCGTCGGCGCCCGAGTGCACGACCACCACCGGGTCCGCCCCTGGCGGGAGCTCCCGCGCCAACCAGGCCGCGAGCCGGTCCGGCAACGTGCTCGGGTCGCGGCTGGTGCGTTGCAGCTTCATGTCCGGCGGCGGCGGTGCCTGGGTCACGGGCGCTCCTCGGGTCGACCACGTCGCGCACGGGTGTGACGTGGGTCTCAGTGGTCGCCAGCATCGGTGGAACACGTTCTAGTTGTCAACGGGCCGCCTCGCCCCTGCGGGCGCCGGAGGCGCCCGCCGGGGGTGGGGGCCCGGTCGTGGTTGGGTCTGGCGGCCCGGAGCGAGGCACGAGCGCAGGGCTGGTAGACCGGGCCCCCGCCCTCGTGGGGAGCCACAAGCGCTTCCGAGCCCACCCCGCGGGCGCCGGAGGCGCACGCCGGGGGTGGGGGCCCGGTCGTGGTTGGGTCTGGCGGCCCGGAGCGAGGCACGAGCGCAGGGCTGGTAGACCGGGCCCCCGCCCACGGCGGGAGCCGCAGGCGCCCCCCAGGTCGACCCGCGACGACCGAGGGGACGGTCAGACGATGTCGGGGGCCTTGACCCGCGCCTCGTCCGCCTCCTGGTCGGTGAGCCGCTGCTGGCTCTGCCGCTCGGCCTCGACCCGCCGCAGGTAGTGGTCGACCTCGTCGGCGGTGCGCTCCTCGCCCCACCCGAGCTCGGTCGCCATCAGCGCGGCGACGCCCGGCGCGGCGCGGGTGCCGCGGTCGAAGGTCTCGATCGAGATGCGGGTGCGCCGGGTGAGGACGTCGTCGAGGTGGCGGGCGCCCTCGTGGGACACGGCGTGGACGACCTCGACCGCGAGGTGGTCGTCCGCACCGTCGAGCGGGCGCGCGAGCTCGGGCCGCTCGGCGACGAGCGCGAGCACGTCGTCGATGAGCGCGCCGTACCGGCCCAGCAGCGCGTCGATCCGCGCCACGTGCAGGCCCGAGGCGCGGGCGAGCTGCACCCGCTGGTTGGTGCGCGCCTCGTACCCCTCCGCCCCGACGAGCGGGACCCGGTCGGTGATCGAGTCGCGCACCGCCAGGCCGGCGGTGGTCCGCAGGGAGTGGGCGGCCGCGTCGACGGCGTCGCGCGCCATGACCCGGTACGTCGTGAGCTTGCCGCCGGCGATCATCACCAGGCCGGGGACGGGGGTGACGACGGTGTGCTCGCGCGAGATCTTCGACGTCGGCTCGGACTCCCCGCTCAGCAGCGGCCGGAGCCCGGCGTACACGCCCTCCACGTCGTCGTGGTCCAGCGGCTCGCGCAGGATCGCGTTGACCCGCTCCAGGACGTAGTCGATGTCGGTCCGGCTCGCGGCGGGGTGCGCCTTGTCGAGGTCCCACTCGGTGTCGGTGGTGCCGATCACCCAGTGCCGCCCCCACGGGATGACGAAGAGCACCGAGGTCTCGGTCCGCACGATGAAGCCCGCCTCGGAGCGGATCCGGTCCCGCGGCACGACCAGGTGGATGCCCTTGGACGCCTGCACGTGCAGGGCGCCGCGACCGCCGACCATCTCCTGCACCTCGTCGGTCCAGACACCGGCGGCGTTCACGACGACCTTGGCGCGCACCTCGAGCTCGCGTCCGGTCTCCAGGTCGGTGGCCCGGACCCCGACGACGCGCTCCCCCTCGCGCAGGAAGCCGGTGACCTTCGTCCGCGTCGCGACGGCGGCGCCGTGCGCCGCGGCGGTCCGGGCGACGGTGAGCACGAGGCGCGCGTCGTCGACCTGGCAGTCGAAGTACCGGATGGCGCCGGTGACGCTGTCCACGCGGAGGTCCGGGGCCATCCGGGCGACCTGGCGGCGGGTGAGGTGCCGGTGCCGCGGCAGCCCGGACCCGCCCGGGGCGAGGGCGGCCAGCCCGTCGTACAGCGCGAGCCCCGCGCCGACGTAGGGCCGCTCCCAGCCGCGGTGGGTCAGAGGGTAGAGGAAGGGCACCGGCCGGACCAGGTGCGGCGCCAGCCGGGTCAGCAGCAGGCCGCGCTCGTGCAGGGCCTCGCGGACCAGTCCGAAGTCCAGCATCTCGAGGTAGCGCAGGCCGCCGTGGACGAGCTTCGAGGAGCGGCTGCTCGTGCCGCTGGCGAGGTCGCGCTGCTCGACGAGCGCGGTCGACAGGCCGCGGGTCACCGCGTCGAGGGCCACCCCGGTGCCGACGATCCCGCCCCCGACCACGAGCACGTCCAGCTCGCGGTCGGGGGCGGCCAGCTCGTCGAGAGCCGCCTGCCGGGCGGCAGGTCCCAGCGCGCTCGGGTCGGGTCGGACGGGCGCGCCGGGGCGGGTCATGGCACCAGTGTGGCCGACGGCTCCTTGCTCACCTGGTCCCAGGTGAAGCGGTACGTCGCGCCCCCCTCGGGCACGACGAGCGTGAGGTTGTCGCCGCCCGCCGCACCGCCGGCCCCGTAGTTCTCGTCCCAGGACCCGTCGACCGCGACCTTCCAGTCGTAGCTGCCGGCCGGCAGCTCGAACGTCGCGTGCCACCGGCCGTCGGTGGGGTCGAAGGCGAGCCGGCTCTCCTCGCACGCGGGGTCCCAGTCGGCGGCGCAGCCGATCTCCGACTGCAGGCTGCCCGCGAACGTGACCGACTCCCGGGCCGGCGTCGGCGCCGCCGTGGTGACGGTCACCGGACCGCCGACGACGCGAGGCGTGCCGCGCTCCACGAGCACCGCGCGGTAGCGGACCCGCGTGCCCAGCGGGAGGGCGGAGACGTCGTCGCTGACCTGGTAGGCCGGCGAGGAGGTGTCGGTGCCGAGCACCTCCCACGCCCCGCCGGCGACGCTGCGCTCGAACCGCACCGACTGCGCCGGGCGCTCGGGGTCGACGACCGCGGTGACCGTCACCGGGTCGACGTTGCTCACCGTGCCGCGCTCCCCGGACGTGGTCAGGTCGACGGTCGGCGGTGCCACCCGGGTCGCGCGCACGCCGCTGGTGCGGCTGTGACCCCGGTTGTCCAGGACGGCGGCGCGGTACTGCACGCGGGTCCCGGTGGCGAGGTCCCGGGTGTCGTGGAAGACGCGGTACGGCGCGGAGTCGTCGGTGCCGATGTCGCGCCAGCGCCCGCCGCCGACCTTGGCCTGGAAGGTGACCTCGTAGAACGAGTCGCCGCCGACCTTCGCCACCACCTTGGTGCGGCTGCGGGCGACCTTGGTCGGCGCCGGCTCTGCCAGCCGGACCGCGGGTGCCCGCCGCGAGGCCGGGATCCGCGCGGTGGAGGCGTAGACCACCGCGCCGAGCGCCGGCACCGTGACCCGCAGGTCGCCGTCGCGGCCGCTCTCGCGAGTCGCGGGGCCCTGGCCGAGGACCTTGCGGAACCGGCCGTCGCGGACCCAGGTCGGGACCCGCAGCGCCCGCGGGCGCTCCGCGGT
This window harbors:
- a CDS encoding phosphotransferase family protein, which encodes MTQAPPPPDMKLQRTSRDPSTLPDRLAAWLARELPPGADPVVVVHSGADANGMSSETLPLDVTWTQGGEQRTGRYVARVAPAAEDFPVFPDYALGDQYDAMRLVRELTAVPVPVVRWMEPTGEVLGTPFFLMDRVEGVVPQDVLPYNFGDNWLHDASPEEQRRLQDATVGVLAGLHGVRDAATTFAFLDPARHGHAGATPLERNLARTRAWYDFAVPDIGRSAVTERGLAWLEANLPPDQGDTVLCWGDSRIGNVLFEDFAPVAVLDWEMATVGPRELDLSWMVFAHLVFESITGALELPGMPHFLREEDVLATYRELTGVEVGDLHWYHVYNAVQWCIVFLRTGARQIHFGEIERPDDPDGLMHHKPLLDRLLAEAGA
- a CDS encoding succinic semialdehyde dehydrogenase, coding for MSASSPTPSGGPLVEGPRDPEHEPGATYALEPDHVASLTRRVVSSSGETNAVFSPLDGAPLAHVPQSSDADVAEAFARARRAQQAWARTSVDERAATLLRLHDLVLDRQDEIVDMVVLESGKARKHAFDEVLHVAMTARYYGRTAHRHLDTRRHPGVMPVLTRVDVNRVPKGVVGVISPWNYPFTMALCDGLPALLAGNAVVAKPDAQTMLSALLGAQLLEEAGFPADLWQVVAGPGSRVGGGIVERADYVCFTGSTATGRVIAHGCADRLIGCSLELGGKNPMLVLRDADLERAAEGAVRATFSNAGQLCVSVERLFVADQVYDRFVERFVARTQAMTLGATLDWDNDMGSLISQAQLDAVVHHVDEAVAKGARVLTGGKARPDLGPYMYEPTILEGVTPDMACFQDETFGPVVSLYRFHDEADAVARANEGEYGLNAAIYSQDGARARAIARYVKAGTVNINEAFGATFASIDAPMGGMRQSGVGRRQGAEGILRYTETQSVATQRLLRFAPVLGMSDETYAKVMTANLRLMKKLGRA
- a CDS encoding aldehyde dehydrogenase, whose product is MTLDRDAFFIDGGWAAPATSATLQVVSPHSEQVVATVPEGSAADVDAAVAAARRAFDEGPWPRMSPEERIEVVQAFAGLYAARLAEMADLITIEMGSPTSFSNLAQSPAPWMQIESFLAIARAFPWEETRPGALGPEVIVRREPVGVVAAIPPWNVPQFTTISKVVPALLAGNTVVVKPAPETPLDGYLLAELLAEAGVPAGVVNIVAAGREVGEHLVAHPGVDKVAFTGSTAAGRRIAAVCGEQLKRVSLELGGKSAAIVLDDADLAATMEGLRFVALMNSGQACVAQTRILASRANYDAVVDALAETVSGMAVGDPADPATEIGPMVAQRQQERVEKYIALGQEEGARVVVGGNGMPEGLDRGWYVRPTVFADVDNRMRIAQEEIFGPVLSVIAFDDVDDAVRIANDSEYGLAGTVWTGDPAAGLDVARRVRAGTYGVNTYTMDFAAPFGGFKASGIGREFGPEGLAQYTELKSIYPTAPAM
- a CDS encoding glycerol-3-phosphate dehydrogenase/oxidase, which gives rise to MTRPGAPVRPDPSALGPAARQAALDELAAPDRELDVLVVGGGIVGTGVALDAVTRGLSTALVEQRDLASGTSSRSSKLVHGGLRYLEMLDFGLVREALHERGLLLTRLAPHLVRPVPFLYPLTHRGWERPYVGAGLALYDGLAALAPGGSGLPRHRHLTRRQVARMAPDLRVDSVTGAIRYFDCQVDDARLVLTVARTAAAHGAAVATRTKVTGFLREGERVVGVRATDLETGRELEVRAKVVVNAAGVWTDEVQEMVGGRGALHVQASKGIHLVVPRDRIRSEAGFIVRTETSVLFVIPWGRHWVIGTTDTEWDLDKAHPAASRTDIDYVLERVNAILREPLDHDDVEGVYAGLRPLLSGESEPTSKISREHTVVTPVPGLVMIAGGKLTTYRVMARDAVDAAAHSLRTTAGLAVRDSITDRVPLVGAEGYEARTNQRVQLARASGLHVARIDALLGRYGALIDDVLALVAERPELARPLDGADDHLAVEVVHAVSHEGARHLDDVLTRRTRISIETFDRGTRAAPGVAALMATELGWGEERTADEVDHYLRRVEAERQSQQRLTDQEADEARVKAPDIV